One region of Camelina sativa cultivar DH55 chromosome 6, Cs, whole genome shotgun sequence genomic DNA includes:
- the LOC104793631 gene encoding uncharacterized protein LOC104793631 codes for MSLIRVCEMEYKLSVPKERFWDRFVLNETAMCNHRKRRDDIQPSDWTQMEIESVDQTKTMKERFVKPEFVQGYKLIAATTKVIDDEPSGLNCLIYITTEYEKSGLEIKDLEEVQLLDQGNIKVMALLEGNLKIMAHHCRARVGGGYPMPVRLR; via the exons ATGTCACTGATACGAGTTTGTGAGATGGAGTATAAGCTTTCCGTTCCAAAAGAACGATTCTGGGACCGTTTTGTCCTCAATGAGACTGCCATGTGTAATCATAGAAAACGTAgag ACGACATTCAGCCATCTGACTGGACTCAAATGGAAATTGAGTCAGTGGATCAGACGAAAACCATGAAGGAACGGTTCGTCAAACCTGAATTCGTTCAAGGCTATAAGTTGATTGCAGCAACTACAAAAGTTATTGACGACGAGCCCAGTGGCTTGAATTGCCTCATATACATCACTACGGAGTACGAAAAGAGTGGCCTTGAGATCAAAGACCTTGAAGAAGTCCAACTCCTTGATCAGGGGAATATTAAGGTAATGGCACTCCTTGAGGGGAATCTTAAGATAATGGCTCATCATTGCCGTGCTCGTGTTGGTGGCGGTTATCCCATGCCAGTGCGTCTTAGATGA
- the LOC104793633 gene encoding uncharacterized protein LOC104793633 encodes MREAKEEEKAKLALVLAAKSRSLLYTSSPASPRVFASPIHTLASVPFCWEDQPGKPKNPLCPLSYPKCLDLPPRLLLPGEFTHMPLPERKHGPFRFLRRKGRGGVVVRDNYVFLSESQRAGEINENNMKIMKFNRSGSYHGGGSVKGSHFWGSLCKGLKLAMPWKNKKLRSESV; translated from the exons ATGAGAGaagcaaaggaagaagagaaggcgAAGCTGGCACTTGTGTTAGCTGCAAAGTCGAGATCATTGTTGTACACTTCATCGCCTGCAAGTCCACGTGTGTTTGCTTCTCCGATTCACACTCTTGCCTCTGTTCCGTTTTGCTGGGAAGACCAACCAGGCAAGCCCAAGAACCCTCTTTGTCCTCTTTCTTACCCCAAGTGTCTTGATTTGCCTCCTCGTTTGCTTCTTCCTGGTGAGTTTACGCACATGCCCTTGCCCGAGAGGAAACATGGTCCCTTCCGGTTCTTGCGGAGGAAAGGGAGAGGGGGTGTTGTTGTCAGGGATAATTATGTCTTTTTGTCGGAGAGTCAGAGAGCAGGAGAGATCAACGAGAACAACATGAAGATCATGAAGTTTAACAGATCAGGGAGTTACCATGGTGGTGGCTCTGTTAAAGGATCTCACTTTTGG GGAAGTTTATGCAAGGGACTGAAGCTAGCAATGCCATGGAAGAACAAGAAGCTTAGAAGTGAAAGTGTTTGA
- the LOC104793632 gene encoding uncharacterized protein LOC104793632: protein MPIMEKLRMFVAQEPVVAASCLIGGVGLFLPAVVRPILDSLEASKQVKAPPLTDVIAGVTGKKQS from the exons atgccgaTAATGGAGAAATTGAGGATGTTCGTAGCGCAGGAGCCAGTCGTTGCTGCTTCTTGCTTAATCGGCGGTGTTG GACTATTTTTGCCTGCTGTTGTGAGGCCTATCCTAGACTCACTCGAGGCATCCAAACAAGTTAAAGCTCCCCCACTTACCGAT GTTATTGCTGGTGTCACAGGGAAGAAACAGAGTTAA
- the LOC104793634 gene encoding uncharacterized protein LOC104793634, with amino-acid sequence MAAAEARAVWQRTVNRCFVQEDAKRAPKFTYCQSSSSSTASSTKQVEDSGSSSRPSSLEPQHHQSSCAGFMPLHRNPNFPDLLPHSTGLWSPHHPFQVVNKKPLEVNNNEVLTEKKPELEAGEKKQRKSYNSESFQEFIELMETRESFGYDESTEKKLNEPAFDPSSPWNPLSNEKAGPWWRTTDKDELASLVAQRSLDYVENCDLPTPQKMKRSYYGSPRDGFRDYSVSNQQTIHEHGPSGANSCKNRTDASSESDLSKSELLEALRHSQTRAREAENMAKEACAEKEHLVKLLFKQASELFGYKQWLQLLQLEALYLQIKNKKVENNNNNNNNSKKSNEPQVSIPWSNCKARKGGRKRRSKSGKTNGAKYAVSLALGMSLVGAGLLLGWTVGWMQMLSF; translated from the coding sequence ATGGCAGCAGCTGAAGCTAGAGCAGTTTGGCAAAGAACTGTTAACCGTTGCTTTGTCCAAGAAGACGCTAAACGAGCTCCCAAGTTTACTTATTGTcaatcgtcttcttcctcaactgctTCATCAACTAAGCAAGTCGAAGACTCTGGTTCTTCTTCTCGACCTTCTTCTCTTGAACCACAACATCATCAGTCATCTTGTGCAGGTTTCATGCCTCTTCATCGAAACCCCAATTTCCCTGATCTGTTACCTCACAGCACCGGGTTGTGGAGTCCTCACCATCCCTTTCAGGTGGTGAATAAGAAGCCATTAGAGGTTAACAACAATGAAGTCCTAACTGAGAAGAAGCCTGAATTGGAAGCtggagagaagaaacaaagaaagtcTTATAATTCCGAAAGCTTTCAAGAGTTTATAGAGTTGATGGAAACAAGGGAAAGTTTTGGCTATGATGAGTCCACTGAGAAAAAGCTAAATGAGCCAGCTTTTGATCCGAGCTCACCGTGGAATCCTCTCTCAAACGAGAAAGCTGGACCGTGGTGGCGAACCACGGATAAAGATGAATTAGCTTCCTTGGTTGCACAAAGATCACTAGACTACGTTGAGAATTGTGATCTTCCAACACCACAGAAGATGAAACGCTCTTATTATGGTAGTCCGCGTGATGGATTCAGGGATTACTCTGTCTCTAACCAACAAACCATCCACGAGCACGGGCCTAGCGGAGCAAACAGCTGCAAGAACAGAACCGATGCTTCGTCTGAGTCTGATTTAAGCAAATCAGAGCTACTAGAAGCGCTGAGGCATTCCCAAACACGAGCTAGGGAGGCGGAGAACATGGCTAAAGAAGCTTGTGCGGAGAAAGAACACTTGGTGAAGCTCTTGTTCAAGCAAGCATCAGAGCTTTTCGGGTATAAGCAATGGTTACAACTGCTTCAGCTTGAAGCACTTTACCTCCAAATAAAGAACAAGAAGGTTgagaataacaacaacaacaacaacaacagcaagaaGAGCAACGAGCCACAGGTTTCCATCCCATGGAGCAATTGCAAAGCAAGAAAAGGtgggaggaagagaagaagcaaaagtgGTAAAACGAATGGAGCTAAGTATGCAGTTAGTTTAGCTTTGGGGATGAGTCTTGTTGGTGCTGGTTTGCTACTTGGATGGACTGTTGGATGGATGCAGATGCTATCGTTCTaa